In Silene latifolia isolate original U9 population chromosome 3, ASM4854445v1, whole genome shotgun sequence, a single window of DNA contains:
- the LOC141649521 gene encoding uncharacterized protein LOC141649521, producing the protein MATGQTPFSLVYGAEAVIPSEVLVPMHRYGCQTVEQNKVEMARSLDTIDELRESAYIRMASYKQSVARTYNKNVKIRTLEVGDLVLRRVFENTKNHKAGKFAYKWERPYQVESIVKNGAYRLMTMHGQILDKHWNIRHLKRYFV; encoded by the coding sequence ATGGCAACAGGCCAAACTCCATTTAGCCTCGTATACGGAGCAGAGGCAGTGATACCCTCAGAAGTTCTGGTACCCATGCACAGATACGGCTGTCAGACGGTAGAGCAAAACAAGGTCGAAATGGCTAGGAGCCTGGATACAATTGATGAGTTGCGAGAAAGCGCCTACATACGTATGGCGTCGTACAAACAATCTGTAGCAAGGACATATAACAAAAATGTCAAGATCAGGACCCTTGAAGTGGGGGACCTCGTACTCAGAAGGGTATTCGAAAATACCAAGAACCACAAAGCAGGCAAgtttgcctacaaatgggaaAGGCCATATCAGGTCGAAAGCATTGTCAAGAATGGGGCATACAGGTTAATGACCATGCACGGTCAAATCCTGGATAAACACTGGAACATTCGTCACTTGAAAcggtactttgtctga